One genomic window of Arachis hypogaea cultivar Tifrunner chromosome 8, arahy.Tifrunner.gnm2.J5K5, whole genome shotgun sequence includes the following:
- the LOC112707967 gene encoding beta-galactosidase 6, whose translation MEKWMDFVMVMMVSLLTFIVGEEDGVTYDGRSLLIHGQRKLLFSGSIHYPRSTPKMWPDLIGKAKEGGLDVIQTYVFWNLHEPQPGQYDFSGRYDLVRFIKEIQAQGLYVCLRIGPFIESEWTYGGFPFWLHDVPGIVYRTDNEPFKFYMQNFTTKIVNMMKAEGLYASQGGPIILSQIENEYQNVERSFGVGGPQYVQWAAKMALSLDTGVPWVMCKQTDAPGPVINTCNGMRCGETFPGPNSPNKPKLWTEDWTSFYQVYGGLPYIRSAQDIAFHVTLFIARNGSYVNYYMYHGGTNFGRTASAYVITAYYDQAPLDEYGLLRQPKWGHLRELHAAIKSCSSTLLQGVQSNFSLGKLQEGYVFEEEHGGCVAFLINNDGVNNTNVQFRNKTYELLPKSISILPDCQNVTFNTANVNTTNNTRIYFNRQNFSSIDDWEKFEDVIPNFDDTPLRSNTLLEQMNTTKDKSDYLWYTTRFEYNLSCSEPTLVVESRAHVAHAFVNTTYIGGAHGNHDVKSFTLELPVTVNEGTNNLSILSVMVGLPDSGAYLEKRFAGLRDVELQCSEQESLSLTNSTWAYQVGLLGEKLQVYKEQNSNDTEWTPLENITTQMLVWYKSTFETPEGDDPVALDLSSMGKGEVWVNGQSIGRYWILFHDSKGNPSQSMYHVPRSFLKDKSENVLVLVEEGGGNLLSITLNTVVVANFHQSRSKSFA comes from the exons ATGTGGCCAGATTTGATAGGCAAAGCAAAAGAAGGAGGATTGGATGTTATTCAAACCTATGTGTTTTGGAATTTACACGAGCCTCAACCTGGACAG TATGATTTCAGTGGTAGATATGACTTGGTCAGATTCATAAAGGAAATCCAAGCTCAAGGCTTGTATGTTTGCCTCAGAATTGGACCTTTCATTGAGAGTGAATGGACATACGG GGGATTCCCATTTTGGTTACATGATGTGCCTGGAATTGTTTACCGAACAGACAATGAGCCATTCAAG TTCTACATGCAaaattttacaacaaaaatagTGAACATGATGAAAGCTGAGGGCTTATATGCTTCACAAGGAGGCCCAATTATATTGTCACAG ATTGAAAACGAATATCAAAACGTGGAAAGGTCATTCGGTGTGGGAGGACCACAGTATGTTCAATGGGCTGCAAAAATGGCACTGAGCCTTGACACTGGTGTTCCATGGGTTATGTGCAAGCAAACTGATGCTCCTGGTCCAGTG ATCAATACATGTAATGGCATGAGATGTGGAGAAACCTTTCCAGGCCCAAACTCGCCCAACAAGCCCAAATTATGGACCGAAGACTGGACTTCTTT TTATCAAGTGTATGGTGGGTTGCCATATATAAGATCTGCACAAGACATTGCATTTCACGTCACTCTTTTTATTGCAAGAAATGGAAGCTATGTCAACTATTATATG TACCATGGTGGAACTAACTTTGGGAGAACAGCCTCTGCTTATGTTATAACAGCATATTATGATCAAGCCCCTCTTGATGAATATG GTTTGTTGAGGCAACCTAAGTGGGGACATCTTAGGGAATTGCATGCTGCAATCAAGTCTTGCTCTTCAACTTTGTTGCAAGGAGTTCAAAGTAATTTCTCTTTAGGTAAATTGCAAGAG GGTTATGTTTTTGAAGAAGAACATGGAGGATGTGTTGCATTCCTCATAAACAATGATGGAGTGAATAACACAAATGTCCAATTCCGCAACAAAACCTATGAATTGCTACCTAAGTCAATTAGTATCTTACCAGATTGTCAAAATGTCACATTCAATACAGCAAAT GTAAATACAACAAACAACACAAGAATCTATTTTAATAGACAAAACTTCAGCTCAATAGATGATTGGGAGAAATTTGAAGATGTGATTCCAAATTTTGATGACACCCCACTCAGATCAAACACTCTACTTGAACAAATGAATACAACTAAAGACAAATCAGATTACCTTTGGTACACTACTAG GTTTGAATATAATTTATCTTGTAGCGAACCAACACTTGTTGTTGAGTCCAGGGCACATGTTGCTCATGCTTTTGTCAACACCACATATATAG GTGGAGCACATGGAAATCATGATGTGAAGTCATTCACATTAGAGCTCCCAGTTACAGTGAATGAAGGGACAAACAACCTTTCTATCCTCAGTGTTATGGTTGGACTACCG GATTCAGGGGCATATCTGGAAAAAAGATTTGCTGGCTTAAGGGATGTGGAACTCCAATGTAGTGAACAGGAGTCACTTAGTTTGACCAATTCCACTTGGGCATATCAG GTTGGATTATTGGGAGAGAAATTACAAGTATATAAAGAACAAAATAGCAATGATACTGAATGGACTCCACTGGAAAATATTACCACTCAGATGCTTGTTTGGTATAAG AGTACATTTGAAACACCAGAGGGTGATGACCCTGTTGCATTGGACCTAAGCTCAATGGGTAAAGGTGAAGTTTGGGTTAATGGACAGAGCATTGGTCGCTATTGGATCTTATTCCATGATTCCAAAGGCAACCCTTCACAATCAAT GTATCATGTGCCACGGTCTTTCCTTAAAGACAAGTCTGAAAAtgtgttggttttggttgaagAAGGTGGTGGGAATCTCCTCTCCATAACCCTAAACACTGTTGTTGTCGCTAATTTTCATCAATCCAGATCTAAATCCTTTGCTTAA
- the LOC112707962 gene encoding probable glucan 1,3-alpha-glucosidase: protein MKNKTQTLPLLFFLLFFNHVHSWKKEEFRTCHQTPFCKRARSRTSSTSTPLIATDVTISDGNLIAKLVAKSKQEETQQNTNPLLLSLSVYQNGVVRVTIDEDHSLNPPKSRFHVPDVVVSEFQSTKLWLQRVTQETLDGDDSPSSVVYVSDGFDAVLRHDPFEVFVRDKSNGNTRVVSMNSHGLFDFEQLKVKGEGDDWGESFRSHHDKRPYGPQSISFDVTFHGADFVYGIPEHATSLALKPTKGPGVEESEPYRLFNLDVFEYIHDSPFGLYGSVPFMLSHGKQRGSSGFFWLNAAEMQIDVLGSGWDAENGISKLPKNRVDTLWMSEAGVVDAFFFVGPTPKDVLKQYTSVTGMPAMPQLFSTAYHQCRWNYRDEEDVEHVDSKFDEFDIPYDVLWLDIEHTDGKKYFTWDNVLFPNPEEMQRKIAAKGRHMVTIVDPHIKRDNSFPLHKEATEKGYYVKDSSGNDYDGWCWPGSSSYLDMLSPEIRSWWGDKFSYQNYVGSTPSLYIWNDMNEPSVFNGPEVTMPRDALHIGGVEHREVHNAYGYYFHMATSEGLVKRGDGKDRPFVLSRALFAGTQRYGAIWTGDNTAEWDHLRVSVPMVLTLGLAGVSFSGADVGGFFGNPEPELLVRWYQLGAFYPFFRAHAHHDTKRREPWLFGERNTELIRDAIHVRYALLPYYYTLFREANTTGVPVMRPLWMEFPSEEATFSNDEAFMIGNSLLVQGIYTERAKQTSVYLPGKESWYDFRTGNVYKGEATHKLAVTEESIPVFMRAGTIITRKDRFRRSSTQMTNDPYTLVIALNSSQAAEGELYIDDGSSFNFLQGAYIHRRFIFKDGKLTSLDLAPASNGNARYPVNTVIERIILLGHASGSKNALVEPSNQKVDVELAPFWVQRKNSPAVMTIRKPNVRVTDDWTIKIL from the exons atgaagaacaagaCCCAAaccctccctcttctcttcttcctcctcttcttcaaccACGTCCATTCCTGGAAGAAAGAAGAGTTCCGAACCTGCCACCAAACCCCTTTCTGCAAACGCGCCCGATCCCGAACCTCATCCACTTCCACCCCTCTTATCGCCACTGACGTCACCATCTCCGACGGAAACCTCATTGCCAAACTCGTCGCTAAATCCAAACAAGAAGAAACCCAACAAAACACAAACCCTTTACTCCTCTCTCTCTCCGTATACCAAAACGGCGTCGTTCGCGTAACCATCGATGAGGACCATTCCCTCAACCCTCCCAAGTCCCGCTTCCACGTCCCCGACGTCGTCGTTTCGGAGTTTCAAAGCACAAAGCTATGGCTCCAGCGCGTCACGCAGGAAACCCTAGACGGTGACGATTCTCCTTCCTCCGTCGTCTATGTCTCTGATGGATTTGACGCCGTGCTCCGCCACGATCCCTTCGAGGTCTTTGTTCGAGATAAATCGAATGGGAACACTCGTGTCGTGTCTATGAACTCTCACGGATTGTTTGATTTCGAGCAATTGAAGGTGAAAGGCGAAGGCGACGATTGGGGAGAGAGTTTCCGAAGTCATCACGATAAGCGACCTTACGGTCCTCAGTCGATTAGCTTCGATGTCACGTTTCATGGCGCGGATTTTGTGTATGGAATCCCTGAACATGCCACGAGCCTCGCGTTGAAGCCGACGAAGGGGCCTGGTGTGGAAGAATCTGAACCATATAGGCTATTCAATTTGGATGTTTTCGAGTACATTCATGATTCACCTTTCGGCCTATACGGATCAGTTCCGTTCATGCTTTCGCATGGGAAGCAGAGGGGGAGTTCTGGTTTTTTCTGGTTGAATGCTGCTGAAATGCAAATCGATGTTCTTGGATCGGGCTGGGATGCGGAGAATGGGATTTCGAAGCTGCCCAAGAACCGGGTTGATACGCTTTGGATGAGTGAGGCTGGTGTTGTGGATGCGTTTTTCTTTGTTGGTCCTACCCCTAAGGATGTGCTGAAGCAGTACACGAGTGTAACGGGGATGCCGGCGATGCCACAATTGTTTTCGACAGCTTATCATCAGTGTAGGTGGAACTATAGGGACGAGGAGGATGTGGAGCATGTGGATTCTAAGTTTGATGAGTTTGATATACCTTATGATGTGTTGTGGCTTGACATCGAGCACACTGATGGGAAGAAGTATTTTACTTGGGACAATGTGCTGTTCCCTAACCCTGAGGAGATGCAGAGGAAGATTGCTGCGAAGGGCAGGCACATGGTTACCATTGTGGATCCTCATATTAAGCGCGACAATTCATTTCCTTTGCACAAGGAGGCAACTGAGAAGGGGTATTATGTTAAGGATTCTAGTGGCAATGACTATGATGGATGGTGCTGGCCTGGCTCGTCTTCGTACCTCGATATGTTGAGCCCGGAGATTAGGTCTTGGTGGGGTGATAAGTTCTCTTATCAGAATTATGTTGGTTCAACTCCTTCACTCTATATATGGAACGACATGAACGAGCCTTCGGTCTTCAATGGTCCTGAG GTGACAATGCCTAGAGATGCTTTACACATCGGAGGTGTGGAGCACCGTGAGGTGCACAATGCCTATGGATACTACTTCCACATGGCAACATCTGAAGGGCTGGTAAAACGTGGTGATGGGAAAGACAGGCCATTCGTTCTGTCGAGAGCATTATTTGCTGGAACTCAAAGGTACGGAGCAATTTGGACTGGGGACAACACTGCCGAGTGGGATCACCTAAGAGTTTCTGTTCCAATGGTTTTGACCCTTGGTCTTGCTGGGGTGTCATTCTCTG GTGCTGATGTTGGTGGCTTTTTTGGGAATCCTGAGCCCGAATTATTGGTTCGGTGGTATCAGCTAGGAGCTTTCTATCCTTTCTTTAGGGCCCATGCTCATCATGATACCAAAAGACGAGAACCATGGTTGTTTGG AGAACGAAATACAGAGTTGATTAGGGATGCAATACATGTTCGCTATGCACTGCTTCCATATTACTATACATTATTCAGGGAGGCTAACACTACTGGTGTTCCTGTTATGCGTCCATTGTGGATGGAATTCCCATCTGAGGAAGCTACCTTCAGCAATGATGAAGCTTTCATGATTGGAAACAGTCTATTAGTGCAGGGGATATACACTGAg CGAGCTAAACAAACTTCAGTGTATTTGCCTGGAAAAGAATCCTGGTATGACTTTAGAACCGGAAATGTATACAAGGGAGAGGCAACACACAAGTTGGCTGTTACAGAAGAGAGCATTCCTGTCTTCATGAGAGCTGGAACCATTATAACAAGGAAAGACCGATTTAGGAGAAGTTCCACTCAGATGACAAATGATCCTTATACTCTG GTAATAGCTCTAAATAGTTCTCAAGCAGCCGAAGGTGAACTATACATTGATGATGGCAGcagctttaattttctgcaaGGTGCCTATATCCACAGGCGTTTCATTTTCAAAGATGGCAAGCTTACATCTTTAGACCTCGCACCTGCTTCCAATGGCAATGCTCGGTATCCAGTAAACACCGTTATTGAGAGGATTATTCTGTTAGGACATGCTTCTGGTTCAAAGAATGCTCTGGTTGAACCTTCAAATCAGAAGGTTGATGTTGAACTCGCTCCATTCTGGGTTCAAAGGAAAAACTCACCAGCAGTAATGACCATTCGCAAGCCTAATGTCCGTGTCACCGATGATTGGACTATAAAAATTTTGTGA
- the LOC112707964 gene encoding uncharacterized protein → MAVPTLKLRCFPTALQFHSNLPSFSTLPRPLLCHAATTANRNNKRSKSNNNTAPPPSSPLPKPPAGFVVDQRGKLVSASKHRLATLVDPANNLPLECVVRREFTSSQGHQCMLLCPVDLPIQILRCTGVGWSDVVDAELESIMPAAAYALAKIRMYLVYSGYCYTARGGFCYSEENIFDFHADGKEADDSPTEGVEITHFSKEGEHYMIYTPSDPLLFVAVKDQNGMLQIADDELLEDPAVSSAIDEETEFNTLVEEEAALLDSLLGKR, encoded by the exons ATGGCGGTGCCAACATTGAAGTTGAGGTGCTTTCCCACCGCACTCCAATTCCACTCTAACCTTCCTTCATTCTCCACCCTCCCCCGCCCTCTCCTCTGCCACGCCGCCACCACCGCCAACAGAAACAACAAGAGGAGTAAGAGTAATAATAACActgctcctcctccttcttccccTCTTCCCAAACCACCAGCTGGATTCGTCGTCGACCAACGCGGCAAGCTTGTCTCCGCTTCCAAGCACCGCCTTGCCACTCTc gTTGATCCGGCAAACAATCTTCCCTTGGAGTGTGTGGTTAGGAGAGAGTTCACCAGCTCTCAAGGCCACCAGTGCATGCTGCTCTGCCCCGTCGACTT GCCTATCCAAATATTGAGGTGTACTGGTGTTGGGTGGTCCGAT GTCGTTGATGCGGAACTTGAATCTATCATGCCTGCTGCTGCCTATGCACTTGCCAAGATACGCATGTATTTGGTTTACAGTGG ATACTGTTACACGGCTCGTGGTGGATTTTGCTACTCAGAAGAGAACATATTTGACTTTCATGCAG ATGGTAAAGAGGCGGATGACTCACCAACTGAAGGTGTAGAAATTACACATTTCAGTAAG GAAGGGGAACATTACATGATTTATACACCATCTGATCCACTTCTTTTTGTTGCTGTCAAG GATCAAAATGGGATGTTGCAAATTGCTGATGAT GAACTGCTTGAGGATCCAGCTGTCTCTAGCGCCATAGATGAAGAGACCGAATTCAATACCTTGGTG GAGGAAGAAGCTGCACTTCTTGACTCATTGTTGGGTAAAAGATAA
- the LOC112707963 gene encoding uncharacterized protein, with the protein MSGVSLATAPTVVSEQKVATTEGTSTNQKTPAKPSGGIMGSLRMIELQLVAFILVFSASGLVPILDLIFPAFATLYILALSQFAFPSHESSSSSSFQQEIFKGSKLFRMYVIVGTAVGLFLPLAYVLGGFARGDEHAVRSATPHLFLLSCQILTENVISGLSLFSPPVRALVPMIYTVRRIFVDVDWIHDVWLNKTLSATASLQDIIWYWFGKGLAVANLGYFSMNLFFFLIPRFLPRAFEKYLQQKGEIYAKSAEEKRSSPITKSQSSEKKTE; encoded by the exons atgtcaGGTGTGTCCCTAGCTACCGCTCCTACAGTAGTGTCAGAACAAAAAGTGGCTACAACAGAAGGAACAAGCACAAACCAGAAAACTCCTGCAAAACCTTCTGGGGGCATAATGGGGTCACTGAGAATGATAGAACTTCAACTTGTTGCATTCATATTAGTTTTCTCAGCAAGTGGACTTGTTCCAATTCTTGATCTTATCTTCCCTGCATTTGCAACTCTATACATATTAGCACTCTCACAATTTGCATTCCCATCACAtgaatcttcatcatcatcatcatttcagCAAGAGATCTTTAAGGGTAGCAAGTTGTTTAGGATGTATGTGATTGTTGGAACAGCAGTGGGTTTGTTCTTGccattggcttatgttcttggtggaTTTGCAAGAGGGGATGAGCATGCTGTGAGGTCAGCGACACCACATTTGTTCTTGTTGTCATGTCAGATTCTCACTGAGAATGTTATTAGTGGATTGTCTTTGTTTTCACCTCCGGTGAGGGCGCTGGTGCCCATGATTTACACTGTCAGGAGGATCTTTGTTGATGTTGATTGGATTCATGATGTTTGGCTTAACAAGACTTTGTCTGCAACTGCAAGCCTTCAG GACATAATATGGTATTGGTTTGGGAAGGGTCTTGCAGTGGCAAACTTGGGATATTTCTCCATGAATCTGTTTTTTTTCTTGATACCAAGGTTCCTTCCCAGAGCTTTTGAGAAGTATTTGCAACAGAAGGGAGAGATTTATGCCAAGTCAGCAGAGGAAAAGAGGTCTTCACCAATCACCAAATCCCAATCTTCAGAGAAGAAGACAGAATAA
- the LOC112707966 gene encoding beta-galactosidase 10 translates to MKLGFFLCLLCSFTFLALGSNVSYDGRSLIIDGQRKLLLSASIHYPRSVPAMWPSLVQTAKEGGIDVIETYVFWNGHELSPGNYYFGGRFDLVKFVKIVQQAGMYLILRIGPFVAAEWNYGGVPVWLHYIPGTVFRTYNQPFMSHMQNFTTYIVNLMKQEKLFASQGGPIILSQIENEYGYYENFYKEDGKKYAMWAAKMAVAQNTGVPWIMCQQWDAPDPVIDTCNSFYCDQFKPTSPNRPKIWTENWPGWFKTFGGRNPHRPAEDVAYAVARFFQKGGSVQNYYMYHGGTNFGRTAGGPFITTSYDYDAPIDEYGLPRFPKWGHLKELHRAIKLCEPVLLNGKAVNITLGPSVEADVYTDESGACAAFIANIDDKNDRMVEFRNMSYHLPAWSVSILPDCKNVVFNTAKVSTQTHVVSMIDENLQQSDKGAVTFKWDVLKENAGIWGEADFVKTGFVDLINTTKDTTDYLWHTTSIYVGEHEGFLKNGSKPVLLINSTGHALHAFVNQEYQGTGTGNGTHSPFFFKNPIPLRAGKNEIALLCLTVGLPTAGPFYDFVGAGLISVKIKGFNNGTVDLSSSAWSYKIGIQGEQLKLYQGDGSSSVKWTTTSKPPKGQALTWYKAVVDAPSGDEPIGLDMLHMGKGLAWLNGEEIGRYWSRNSEFEEKDCVQECDYRGKFLPDKCDTDCGKPTQKWYHVPRSWFKPSGNILVIFEEKGGDPTKIKFLRRKVTGACANVAEDYPSIGLDSQGEDKINKNTPFARLTCPGNTIISSVKFASFGTPTGKCGSYLLGSCHDPNSSTVVEKACLNKNDCVVKLTKENFNNNLCPGSSRKLAVEAICS, encoded by the exons atgaagCTTGGTTTCTTTCTCTGTCTGCTTTGTTCATTCACATTTCTTGCTTTGGGTTCCAATGTCAGCTACGATGGTCGCTCCCTCATCATTGATGGCCAAAGGAAGCTTCTTCTCTCTGCTTCCATTCACTACCCCAGAAGTGTTCCCGCT ATGTGGCCAAGTCTTGTTCAAACAGCTAAGGAAGGAGGGATAGATGTCATAGAAACCTATGTTTTCTGGAACGGTCATGAGCTTTCTCCAGGAAAT TATTACTTTGGAGGGCGATTCGATCTAGTCAAGTTTGTGAAGATTGTCCAGCAGGCTGGAATGTACTTGATTCTTCGGATAGGGCCGTTTGTTGCAGCGGAATGGAATTACGG TGGTGTACCGGTATGGTTGCATTATATTCCGGGCACAGTGTTCCGGACATACAATCAGCCTTTTATG TCTCATATGCAGAACTTTACAACATACATAGTGAATCTTATGAAACAAGAGAAGCTTTTTGCGTCGCAAGGGGGTCCTATTATCTTATCCCAG ATAGAAAATGAGTACGGATActatgaaaatttttataaggaggACGGTAAGAAGTATGCAATGTGGGCTGCAAAGATGGCTGTTGCTCAGAATACCGGTGTCCCGTGGATAATGTGCCAGCAATGGGATGCTCCAGATCCTGTG ATAGATACCTGTAACTCATTCTATTGTGACCAATTTAAACCTACTTCTCCAAATAGGCCAAAAATTTGGACCGAGAACTGGCCTGGATG GTTCAAAACTTTTGGTGGAAGAAATCCTCACCGGCCAGCTGAAGATGTGGCATATGCAGTTGCTCGTTTCTTCCAGAAAGGTGGAAGTGTGCAAAACTACTACATG TATCATGGAGGAACAAATTTCGGGCGCACAGCAGGTGGTCCATTCATTACTACAAGTTATGACTACGATGCCCCGATAGATGAGTACG GGTTACCTAGATTCCCGAAATGGGGACATCTTAAGGAGCTTCACAGAGCTATCAAGTTATGTGAGCCTGTATTGCTTAATGGCAAAGCAGTTAATATCACCCTTGGTCCTTCTGTGGAG GCCGATGTCTATACCGATGAATCAGGAGCATGTGCTGCCTTTATTGCAAACATTGACGACAAAAATGATAGGATGGTGGAGTTTCGCAATATGTCATATCACCTGCCGGCGTGGTCGGTTAGCATCCTTCCTGATTGCAAGAATGTAGTCTTTAACACGGCAAAG GTTTCTACTCAGACACACGTAGTTTCGATGATTGATGAGAATTTGCAGCAATCAGATAAAGGTGCAGTGACTTTCAAATGGGATGTATTGAAGGAGAATGCAGGGATCTGGGGGGAGGCAGACTTCGTTAAAACCGGTTTTGTCGACCTTATAAATACCACCAAAGATACCACTGATTATCTGTGGCACACAACAAG TATATATGTTGGTGAACATGAAGGGTTCCTAAAGAATGGAAGCAAACCAGTTCTTCTAATAAATTCCACTGGTCATGCTCTCCATGCATTCGTGAATCAGGAGTACCAAG GTACCGGAACTGGAAATGGCACACACTCGCCATTCTTTTTCAAGAATCCTATTCCTCTGAGGGCAGGGAAGAATGAGATTGCTTTATTATGCTTGACCGTTGGCTTACCG ACTGCTGGACCATTTTACGACTTCGTCGGAGCAGGACTGATAAGTGTAAAGATTAAGGGATTCAACAATGGGACAGTAGACTTGTCTTCTAGTGCCTGGAGTTACAAG ATCGGAATACAAGGAGAACAACTGAAGTTATACCAGGGAGACGGGTCGAGTAGTGTTAAGTGGACAACCACATCCAAACCACCTAAAGGGCAGGCATTAACATGGTACAAG GCCGTCGTGGATGCTCCGTCCGGGGATGAACCAATTGGATTAGATATGTTGCATATGGGAAAGGGTCTAGCTTGGTTAAATGGAGAAGAAATCGGAAGATATTGGTCTCGGAATAGCGAGTTCGAGGAAAAAGACTGTGTACAAGAATGTGATTACAGAGGCAAATTCCTCCCTGACAAATGTGACACTGATTGTGGAAAGCCTACACAGAAATG GTATCATGTTCCAAGGTCTTGGTTCAAGCCATCCGGGAACATTCTTGTTATTTTCGAGGAGAAAGGCGGAGATCCAACAAAGATTAAGTTCCTTAGGCGTAAAGTAACCGGCGCATGTGCCAATGTTGCCGAGGATTACCCTTCTATTGGACTTGATTCTCAGGGTGAAGATAAAATCAACAAGAACACTCCTTTTGCCCGTTTAACATGCCCCGGAAACACAATCATATCCTCAGTGAAATTTGCTAGCTTTGGAACCCCTACTGGAAAATGTGGATCTTACCTTTTGGGAAGTTGCCATGATCCCAATAGTAGCACAGTTGTTGAAAAG GCATGCCTAAACAAAAACGATTGCGTCGTAAAACTAACCAAAGAGAATTTCAATAACAATCTGTGTCCTGgttcatcaaggaaacttgcagTGGAAGCTATTTGCAGCTGA